The following are from one region of the Dermacentor albipictus isolate Rhodes 1998 colony chromosome 5, USDA_Dalb.pri_finalv2, whole genome shotgun sequence genome:
- the LOC139059916 gene encoding myb/SANT-like DNA-binding domain-containing protein 1 — protein MATAAAHPKEKAHWRPEETFALIKIWEDHLHDLRRVKRNAKVYQLIAEKLLDAAISKTLKETKTKIENLANKYRDINKKKGTGQGRITWPYYWDIHKFLNALPMNDQREMLESQCNTVEEIIHQMENDHRSRDDGDAPANMNEDMAHPKQDDACETSSETSCRALSSPVEEAGPSQTGTPQQNACRESLLGPRERRMRQPSNANLLAQLIEEQRQLRLSRKRHGERRKVQREADSAAGRKCAA, from the exons ATGGCTACAGCTGCAGCACACCCGAAAGAAAAAGCGCACTGGAGACCCGAGGAGACATTCGCCCTTATCAAAATATGGGAAGACCATCTCCATGACTTAAGAAGGGTGAAGCGCAACGCAAAAGTGTACCAGTTGATTGCTGAAAAGCTGCTCGATGCTGCCATCAGCAAGACTTTGAAAGAGACGAAGACAAAGATTGAAAATCTAGCAAACAAGTACAG AGACATCAACAAAAAAAAGGGCACTGGGCAAGGACGTATCACTTGGCCCTATTACTGGGACATCCACAAATTCCTCAATGCCCTGCCAATGAATGACCAGCGGGAAATGCTGGAAAGCCAGTGCAACACTGTTGAGGAG ATCATCCACCAAATGGAGAATGACCACAGAAGCCGAGACGACGGGGACGCACCCGCCAACATGAATGAGGATATGGCACATCCTAAGCAGGATGATGCATGTGAAACATCATCAGAAACTTCGTGTCGTGCGCTTTCATCTCCTGTCGAAGAAGCTGGACCTTCACAAACTGGGACTCCCCAGCAAAATGCTTGTCGCGAGAGCTTACTGGGGCCTCGCGAAAGGAGAATGAGGCAGCCATCAAATGCAAATCTGCTTGCACAGCTCATTGAGGAGCAACGGCAGCTGCGTCTGTCTAGAAAAAGGcatggagaaagaagaaaagttcAGAGAGAAGCAGATTCAGCTGCAGGAAGAAAGTGCGCAGCGTGA